A genome region from Geminicoccus roseus DSM 18922 includes the following:
- a CDS encoding aminotransferase class V-fold PLP-dependent enzyme has translation MRSIRQDFPAFDRLERPLHFLDNAATSQICRPALEALLGFETEDRSNVKRGVYARAERASAAFDDARKSAAAFLNAARPEEVVFTSGATLGLNTAAHILEHRLEPGDVILVSLLEHHSNLVPWQLAAERRGASMRAIPVTDDGRLDLDRLDELAKGVKIVAVTHASNVTGAVTDVQRLRAFCDATGALLVLDGAQRAAHGPLDVQALGCDLYAFSGHKCFGPTGIGVLWGRYDLLDSAPPFLGGGEMIRRVNIERSTYAPPPHRYEAGTPPIGGAIALGAALRWAMAQDWTALEEQERELAGRMLDGLAAMPGCRVYGSTGTQARIGVVSFELEDVHAHDVCQLMDSDHGVMMRGGHHCAQPLMERFDTVATARASLAPYNDAADVAALLDGLLAVRRKLA, from the coding sequence ATGAGATCGATCCGCCAGGACTTCCCGGCCTTCGACCGGCTGGAGCGCCCCCTGCACTTTTTGGACAACGCCGCCACCAGCCAGATCTGCCGGCCGGCCCTGGAGGCGCTGCTGGGCTTCGAGACCGAGGATCGCTCCAACGTCAAGCGCGGGGTCTATGCCCGGGCGGAGCGTGCCTCGGCCGCGTTCGACGATGCGCGCAAGTCGGCGGCCGCCTTTCTGAACGCCGCCCGGCCCGAGGAGGTGGTGTTCACCTCCGGCGCCACGCTCGGCCTGAACACCGCCGCCCACATCCTGGAGCACCGCCTGGAGCCGGGCGACGTGATCCTGGTGAGCCTGCTGGAGCATCACAGCAACCTAGTGCCCTGGCAGCTGGCAGCCGAGCGGCGCGGCGCCAGCATGCGCGCGATCCCGGTGACCGATGACGGCCGCCTCGACCTGGACCGGCTCGACGAGCTGGCCAAGGGCGTGAAGATCGTGGCGGTCACCCATGCCTCCAACGTCACCGGCGCCGTCACCGACGTGCAGCGGCTGCGCGCGTTCTGCGACGCCACCGGGGCTCTCCTGGTCCTGGACGGCGCCCAGCGCGCCGCCCACGGTCCCCTGGACGTCCAGGCGCTGGGCTGCGACCTCTATGCCTTCTCCGGCCATAAATGCTTTGGGCCGACCGGGATCGGCGTTCTGTGGGGCCGCTACGACCTGCTGGATTCCGCACCGCCCTTCCTGGGCGGCGGCGAGATGATCCGCCGGGTCAACATCGAGCGCTCGACCTATGCTCCGCCGCCGCACCGCTACGAGGCCGGCACCCCGCCGATCGGCGGGGCCATCGCGCTTGGCGCCGCCCTGCGCTGGGCGATGGCCCAGGACTGGACCGCCCTGGAGGAACAGGAGCGCGAGCTGGCCGGCCGGATGCTGGACGGGCTGGCCGCCATGCCCGGCTGCCGCGTCTATGGCTCCACCGGCACCCAGGCGCGGATCGGGGTGGTGTCGTTCGAGCTGGAGGACGTCCATGCCCACGATGTCTGCCAGCTGATGGACAGCGACCACGGGGTGATGATGCGCGGCGGCCATCACTGCGCGCAGCCCCTGATGGAGCGCTTCGACACCGTCGCCACCGCCCGCGCCTCGCTGGCTCCCTACAACGACGCGGCCGACGTGGCCGCTCTCCTGGACGGCCTCCTGGCCGTGCGCCGGAAGCTCGCATGA
- a CDS encoding MFS transporter, whose product MASGPMASGTLVPDPATLAAAPPAERSSGDIAVAIMVAASLCHLLNDMMQSMLASIYPLIKTDFQLDFVQIGIITLAFQLTASLLQPFVGLWTDRHPMPYSLPIGMGFTLAGLVLLSFAGGFLTVLAAAALIGVGSSVFHPEASRVSRLASGGRHGLAQSLFQVGGNFGTAIGPLLAAFIIVPYGRQNVLFFTLAAFLAIAILTYMGSWYNRHLIARRAKGPTLPIPSPVARNVVIVSMAILILLTFSKNFYMASFSSYYTFYLIDRFDLSIQSAQIHLFLFLGAAAAGTILGGPIGDAIGRKLVIWISILGVVPFTLALPYANLFWTDVLAILTGLIMASAFPAIVVYAQELLPGKVGMVAGLFFGFAFGMGGLGAALLGLLADHTSIAFVYKVCSFLPLIGILTVFLPNLKTARMKLRTLAKT is encoded by the coding sequence ATGGCTTCCGGCCCCATGGCCTCTGGCACCCTCGTCCCTGATCCCGCGACCCTTGCCGCCGCTCCGCCGGCGGAGCGCAGTTCCGGCGACATCGCCGTCGCGATCATGGTCGCCGCCAGCCTGTGTCACCTGCTCAACGACATGATGCAGTCGATGCTGGCGTCGATCTATCCGCTGATCAAGACCGACTTCCAGCTGGACTTCGTCCAGATCGGCATCATCACCCTGGCCTTCCAGCTGACCGCCTCGCTGCTGCAGCCGTTCGTGGGCCTGTGGACCGACCGGCACCCGATGCCCTACTCCCTGCCGATCGGCATGGGCTTCACCCTGGCCGGGCTGGTGCTCCTGTCGTTCGCCGGCGGCTTTCTCACCGTGCTGGCCGCGGCAGCACTGATCGGCGTGGGCTCCTCGGTGTTTCATCCGGAAGCCTCGCGGGTCTCGCGGCTGGCGTCCGGCGGCCGCCACGGCCTGGCCCAGTCGCTGTTCCAGGTCGGCGGCAATTTCGGCACCGCGATCGGGCCGCTGCTCGCCGCCTTCATCATCGTGCCCTATGGCCGCCAGAACGTGCTGTTCTTCACCCTGGCCGCCTTTCTGGCGATCGCGATCCTCACCTACATGGGCAGCTGGTACAACCGCCACCTGATCGCGCGCCGGGCCAAGGGCCCCACCCTGCCGATCCCCTCGCCGGTCGCCCGCAACGTGGTGATCGTCTCGATGGCGATCCTGATCTTGCTGACGTTCTCCAAGAACTTCTACATGGCGAGCTTTTCCAGCTACTACACCTTCTACCTGATCGACCGCTTCGACCTGTCGATCCAGAGCGCCCAGATCCACCTGTTCCTGTTCCTGGGCGCCGCCGCCGCCGGCACCATCCTGGGCGGGCCGATCGGCGACGCCATCGGCCGCAAGCTGGTGATCTGGATCTCGATCCTGGGCGTGGTGCCGTTCACCCTGGCCCTGCCTTACGCCAACCTGTTCTGGACCGACGTCCTGGCGATCCTGACCGGGCTGATCATGGCCTCGGCCTTCCCGGCGATCGTCGTCTATGCCCAGGAACTGCTGCCCGGCAAGGTCGGCATGGTCGCCGGCCTGTTCTTCGGCTTCGCCTTCGGCATGGGCGGCCTGGGTGCGGCACTGCTGGGCCTGCTCGCCGACCACACCAGCATCGCGTTTGTCTACAAGGTCTGCTCGTTCCTGCCGCTGATCGGCATCCTGACCGTGTTCCTGCCCAACCTGAAGACCGCCCGGATGAAGCTGCGCACCCTCGCCAAGACCTGA
- a CDS encoding MFS transporter, producing MSEPAAKPGERWFITGLGIGQICSYGSLYYGFPLIGEAMASDLGHDKPVIYGAAALGLIVAALAAWPVGVLIDRGHGRAVMGGGAILGALLLFAWANVEAILPYYLILGGLGLVQAAVFYDPVFAVAARRFGPSGARRGIMALTMWGGFAATAFLPLIQYLLDSHGWRATLVVLALINLLVTASLNILVIDRRKDRLEHLGGVRPVDPTSLTSQQILRLPVFWALAVAFTAQSAAISAFLFHLYPILLERGFSAQDVILAMTVIGPSQVGARMLLWFLAPKISVQTLGMVTVLAFPLSFLALTLTPPSLVAIVLITAVYGSANGLMTIVRGISVPEMVTRENYGAVNGLMSVPATIVRAGAPLGAALLWTLTGSYDAVMWAITGATVVLAAAFFLAVQCARHGSHRTVAA from the coding sequence GTGAGCGAACCTGCCGCGAAGCCCGGTGAACGCTGGTTCATCACCGGGCTCGGCATCGGCCAGATCTGCTCCTACGGCTCGCTCTATTACGGCTTCCCGCTGATCGGCGAGGCGATGGCGAGCGATCTCGGCCACGACAAGCCGGTGATCTACGGTGCCGCCGCGCTGGGCCTGATCGTGGCGGCGCTGGCCGCCTGGCCGGTGGGCGTGCTGATCGACCGGGGCCATGGCCGCGCGGTGATGGGCGGCGGCGCCATCCTGGGCGCCCTGCTGCTGTTCGCCTGGGCGAACGTCGAGGCGATTCTGCCCTACTACCTGATCCTGGGCGGGCTGGGCCTGGTCCAGGCCGCGGTGTTCTACGATCCGGTATTCGCGGTGGCCGCCCGCCGGTTCGGTCCGTCCGGCGCCAGGCGCGGGATCATGGCGCTCACCATGTGGGGCGGCTTTGCCGCCACCGCCTTCCTGCCGCTGATCCAGTACCTGCTGGACAGCCATGGCTGGCGGGCCACGCTGGTGGTGCTGGCCCTGATCAACCTCCTGGTCACCGCCAGCCTGAACATCCTGGTGATCGACCGTCGCAAGGACCGACTGGAGCATCTGGGCGGCGTCCGCCCGGTCGATCCCACCAGCCTGACCTCGCAGCAGATCCTGCGCCTGCCGGTGTTCTGGGCGCTGGCGGTGGCGTTCACCGCCCAGTCCGCGGCGATCTCCGCCTTCCTGTTCCACCTCTACCCGATCCTGCTGGAGCGGGGCTTTTCCGCCCAGGACGTGATCCTGGCGATGACCGTGATCGGGCCGAGCCAGGTGGGGGCGCGGATGCTGCTCTGGTTCCTGGCGCCGAAGATCTCCGTGCAGACGCTCGGCATGGTGACCGTGCTGGCCTTTCCCCTGTCCTTCCTGGCGCTGACCCTGACCCCGCCCAGCCTGGTCGCCATCGTGCTGATCACCGCGGTCTACGGCAGCGCCAACGGCCTGATGACCATCGTGCGCGGCATCTCGGTGCCGGAAATGGTGACCCGCGAGAACTATGGCGCGGTCAACGGCCTGATGTCGGTCCCGGCCACCATCGTCCGCGCCGGAGCACCCTTGGGTGCCGCCCTGCTCTGGACGCTCACCGGCAGCTACGACGCGGTGATGTGGGCGATCACCGGCGCCACCGTGGTGCTGGCGGCAGCCTTCTTCCTGGCGGTGCAGTGCGCGCGCCACGGCAGCCACCGCACCGTGGCTGCCTGA
- a CDS encoding cation-transporting P-type ATPase, producing the protein MASARDEQLERPDRPEASAWHALPAEDVLGSFAAARSGLSSEEARRRLAEHGPNSLPEPATRHPLLRFLAQFDNALIYFLLAAAAAAVAIGHHVDAAVIVAVVLINALVGFVQEGRAEEALAAIRQMISPQATVLREGRRRAVPVHELVPGDMALLEAGDRVPADLRLVRARGLLVDEAALTGESVAAEKDERPVEAGAALGDRRCMVYSGTLVLAGQGSGVVAATGSATEIGHISRLIGSVQQLTTPLLRQIDHFATRFTWVALVGSALLFAFAVLLRGYHWSEALMAVVAVSVGLIPEGLPAVITITLAVGVRRMAARNAVVRRLPAVETLGATSVICSDKTGTLTRNEMTARQVVTPAGRLEAAGSGYAPEGGLAEEGGGSVAASLPLLQSCVLCNDAELHEQAGQWSVNGDPMEGALVALAMKAGLDPAALRRGWPRLDEIPFDAQHRFMATLHQGPDGEIAIFVKGAPERLLAMAARQAGPDGGEQPVDHRFWTEAIASAAAEGERVLGFAAGRLDKAPERLAFGDLDGSLVFLGIVGFIDPPRDEALAAIAECRSAGIDVKMITGDHGATAGAIARQLGLAEAPEVVTGSALDGLGEQDLRALAKRAAVFARTSPEHKLRIVQALQQEGQVVAMTGDGVNDAPSLKQADVGVAMGRKGTEAAKEAAEMVLLDDNFASIVAAVHEGRTVYDNIQKVIAWTLPTNGGEALAVIAAILFGFTMPMTAAQILWINLVTAVTLGLALAFEPAEAGVMARPPRRAGDPLLSPFLLWRVVLVSLLFTGAALGVFFHAQSRGYDLEMARTLVVNTLVVLEIFYLFSVRYLNMTSITLKGMLGTRSVLVALTVVILAQLGFTYLPVMHALFDSRPVAIGDGLMILALGVALLLVLEAEKAVLRRAGVIGRRGGRVVSTAPAP; encoded by the coding sequence ATGGCAAGCGCGCGCGACGAGCAGTTGGAGCGGCCGGACCGGCCAGAGGCTTCGGCCTGGCATGCGCTGCCGGCCGAGGATGTCCTCGGATCCTTCGCAGCGGCGCGCTCCGGACTGTCCAGCGAGGAGGCGCGCCGCCGGCTGGCCGAGCACGGCCCGAACAGCCTGCCCGAGCCCGCCACGCGCCACCCGCTGCTGCGGTTCCTGGCCCAGTTCGACAACGCCCTGATCTACTTCCTGCTGGCGGCGGCGGCGGCGGCGGTGGCGATCGGCCACCATGTCGACGCGGCGGTGATCGTGGCGGTGGTGCTGATCAACGCTTTGGTGGGCTTCGTGCAGGAGGGCCGGGCCGAGGAGGCCCTGGCCGCCATCCGCCAGATGATCTCGCCCCAGGCCACGGTGCTGCGCGAAGGGCGTCGCCGGGCGGTGCCGGTCCACGAGCTGGTGCCGGGCGACATGGCGCTCCTGGAAGCCGGCGACCGGGTGCCGGCCGACCTGCGCCTGGTCCGCGCCCGCGGCCTGCTGGTCGACGAGGCGGCGCTGACCGGTGAATCGGTCGCCGCCGAGAAGGACGAGCGACCGGTCGAGGCCGGCGCCGCGCTGGGCGACCGCCGCTGCATGGTCTATTCCGGGACGCTGGTGCTGGCCGGCCAGGGCAGCGGCGTGGTGGCCGCGACCGGGTCCGCCACCGAGATCGGCCATATCAGCCGGCTGATCGGCTCCGTGCAGCAGCTCACCACCCCCCTGCTGCGCCAGATCGACCATTTCGCCACCCGCTTCACCTGGGTGGCGCTGGTCGGCTCGGCATTGCTGTTCGCCTTCGCGGTGCTGCTGCGCGGCTATCACTGGTCCGAGGCGCTGATGGCGGTGGTCGCGGTGTCGGTGGGCCTGATCCCGGAAGGGCTGCCCGCCGTGATCACCATCACCCTGGCGGTGGGCGTGCGCCGGATGGCGGCGCGCAACGCGGTGGTGCGCCGCCTGCCCGCGGTGGAGACGCTGGGCGCCACCTCGGTGATCTGCTCCGACAAGACCGGGACCCTCACCCGCAACGAGATGACCGCCCGGCAGGTGGTCACCCCGGCCGGCCGGCTCGAGGCTGCGGGCTCCGGCTACGCGCCCGAGGGCGGGCTGGCGGAGGAAGGCGGCGGCAGCGTCGCGGCCTCCCTGCCGCTCCTGCAAAGCTGCGTGCTCTGCAACGATGCCGAACTGCACGAGCAGGCCGGCCAGTGGAGCGTGAACGGCGATCCCATGGAAGGCGCCCTGGTGGCGCTGGCGATGAAGGCCGGGCTCGATCCCGCTGCCCTGCGCCGGGGCTGGCCCAGGCTCGACGAGATCCCATTCGATGCCCAGCACCGCTTCATGGCGACCCTCCACCAGGGCCCGGACGGCGAGATCGCGATCTTCGTCAAGGGCGCGCCCGAGCGCCTGCTCGCCATGGCCGCCCGGCAGGCCGGCCCGGATGGCGGAGAGCAGCCCGTCGACCACCGCTTCTGGACCGAGGCAATCGCTTCGGCAGCCGCCGAGGGCGAGCGGGTCCTGGGCTTCGCCGCCGGCCGGCTGGACAAGGCGCCCGAGCGCCTGGCCTTCGGCGATCTGGACGGCAGCCTGGTCTTTCTGGGGATCGTCGGCTTCATCGACCCGCCGCGCGACGAGGCGCTGGCGGCGATCGCCGAATGCCGCTCGGCCGGGATCGACGTGAAGATGATCACCGGCGACCATGGCGCCACCGCCGGTGCGATCGCCCGGCAACTGGGCCTGGCCGAGGCGCCCGAGGTGGTGACCGGCTCCGCCCTGGACGGCCTGGGCGAGCAGGACCTGCGGGCCCTGGCGAAGCGTGCCGCCGTGTTCGCCCGCACCAGCCCCGAGCACAAGCTGCGGATCGTGCAGGCCCTCCAGCAGGAGGGGCAGGTGGTGGCGATGACCGGCGACGGCGTCAACGACGCCCCCTCGCTCAAGCAGGCCGATGTCGGGGTCGCCATGGGCCGCAAGGGCACCGAGGCCGCCAAGGAAGCCGCCGAGATGGTGCTGCTCGACGACAATTTCGCCTCGATCGTCGCCGCCGTCCACGAGGGCCGCACCGTCTACGACAACATCCAGAAGGTGATCGCCTGGACCCTGCCGACCAATGGCGGCGAGGCCCTGGCGGTGATCGCCGCCATCCTGTTCGGCTTCACCATGCCGATGACCGCGGCACAGATCCTGTGGATCAACCTGGTCACCGCGGTGACCCTGGGCCTGGCCCTGGCGTTCGAGCCGGCCGAGGCAGGGGTGATGGCCCGCCCGCCGCGCCGCGCCGGCGACCCGCTGCTCTCGCCCTTCCTGCTCTGGCGGGTGGTGCTGGTCTCGCTGCTGTTCACCGGCGCGGCGCTGGGCGTGTTCTTCCACGCGCAAAGCCGCGGCTACGACCTGGAGATGGCAAGGACCCTGGTGGTGAACACGCTGGTGGTGCTGGAGATCTTCTACCTGTTCAGCGTCCGCTACCTGAACATGACCTCGATCACCCTGAAGGGGATGCTCGGCACCCGCAGCGTGCTGGTGGCGCTGACGGTGGTGATCCTGGCGCAGCTCGGCTTCACCTACCTGCCGGTGATGCACGCGCTGTTCGACAGCCGCCCGGTGGCAATCGGCGACGGGCTGATGATCCTGGCGCTCGGTGTTGCCCTGCTGCTGGTGCTGGAGGCGGAAAAGGCCGTGCTGCGGCGGGCCGGGGTGATCGGGCGGCGCGGCGGCCGGGTGGTTAGCACGGCCCCTGCCCCGTAG
- a CDS encoding helicase HerA-like domain-containing protein — MDATDILIGKAGVLDQHLLLRQANRHGLVAGATGTGKTVTLQTLAEGFARAGVPVFAADVKGDLSGIARPGTLDSKLAERARALAIPGWAPMAMPTIFWDVFGEQGHPVRTTVAEMGPLLLARLLDLNDVQEGILNIVFRIADEEKLLLLDLADLRAMLAEVAERADELRSTYGNVSKASVGAVQRALLVLEQQGAERFFGEPALKLADLMRVAPDGLGYVNLLAADKLLMSPRLYTTFLLWLLSELFEELPEAGDLDRPKLVFFFDEAHLLFDGAPKVLLEKIEQVCRLIRSKGVGVYFVTQNPIDVPEEVLGQLGNRAQHALRAFTPRDQKAVRTAAETFRANPEFDTATVITELGIGEALVSTLDGKGIPTLVQRTLVAPPRSRVGPLSAEERAQALATSPVAGIYDTAIDRQSAAEILLAKAEGAAPPPSAQLPPGIDPALAARLDAALGKQPAKPAGGKPYPPPEPEQPARSRSSRRAEPQSEAEKIAVSVARNMASSIARSVGSRVGSALVRGVLGSLLKGGR, encoded by the coding sequence ATGGACGCGACCGACATCCTGATCGGCAAGGCCGGGGTTCTGGACCAGCATCTGCTGCTCCGCCAGGCCAACCGCCACGGCCTGGTCGCCGGCGCCACCGGCACCGGCAAGACCGTGACCCTGCAGACCCTGGCCGAAGGCTTCGCCCGCGCGGGCGTGCCGGTGTTCGCCGCCGACGTGAAGGGCGACCTGTCCGGCATCGCCAGGCCGGGCACGCTCGACTCCAAGCTGGCCGAGCGCGCCCGGGCGCTGGCGATCCCGGGCTGGGCGCCCATGGCGATGCCCACCATCTTCTGGGACGTGTTCGGCGAGCAGGGCCATCCGGTCCGCACCACCGTGGCCGAGATGGGACCCTTGCTGCTGGCCCGCCTGCTCGACCTGAACGACGTGCAGGAGGGCATCCTCAACATCGTGTTCCGGATCGCCGACGAGGAGAAGCTGCTGCTCCTCGACCTGGCCGACCTGCGCGCGATGCTGGCCGAAGTCGCCGAGCGCGCCGACGAGCTGCGCTCCACCTACGGCAATGTCAGCAAGGCCTCGGTGGGTGCCGTGCAGCGGGCGCTGCTGGTCCTGGAGCAGCAGGGTGCCGAGCGCTTCTTCGGCGAGCCGGCGCTGAAGCTCGCCGACCTGATGCGGGTCGCCCCGGACGGCCTGGGCTACGTGAACCTGCTGGCCGCCGACAAGCTGCTGATGAGCCCGCGGCTCTACACGACCTTCCTTCTCTGGCTGCTTTCCGAGCTGTTCGAGGAGCTGCCCGAGGCCGGCGACCTGGACCGGCCGAAGCTGGTGTTCTTCTTCGACGAGGCGCATCTTTTGTTCGACGGCGCGCCCAAGGTGCTGCTGGAGAAGATCGAGCAGGTCTGCCGGCTGATCCGCTCCAAGGGCGTGGGCGTTTATTTCGTCACCCAGAACCCGATCGACGTGCCCGAGGAGGTGCTGGGCCAGCTCGGCAACCGCGCCCAGCACGCCCTGCGCGCCTTCACGCCCCGCGACCAGAAGGCGGTGCGCACGGCGGCCGAGACCTTCCGCGCCAACCCGGAGTTCGACACCGCCACCGTGATCACCGAGCTCGGCATCGGCGAGGCGCTGGTGTCGACCCTGGACGGCAAGGGCATCCCGACCCTGGTGCAGCGCACCCTGGTGGCACCCCCGCGCAGCCGGGTCGGCCCGCTTTCCGCCGAGGAGCGCGCCCAGGCGCTGGCGACCAGCCCGGTGGCCGGCATCTACGACACCGCCATCGACCGGCAGTCGGCCGCTGAGATCCTGCTGGCCAAGGCCGAGGGCGCCGCACCGCCGCCGTCCGCCCAGCTGCCGCCCGGCATCGACCCGGCGCTGGCGGCCAGGCTGGACGCGGCCCTGGGCAAGCAGCCGGCCAAGCCCGCCGGCGGCAAGCCGTACCCTCCGCCCGAGCCGGAACAGCCGGCCAGGTCCCGCTCGTCCCGCCGCGCCGAGCCCCAGTCCGAAGCGGAAAAGATTGCGGTCTCGGTGGCGCGCAACATGGCCTCGTCGATCGCCCGCTCGGTCGGCAGCCGGGTCGGCTCGGCGCTGGTCCGGGGCGTACTGGGCTCCCTTCTCAAGGGCGGCCGCTGA
- a CDS encoding NTP transferase domain-containing protein — protein MFFGNMPVAGAEGATLAHGVRFGKTGFKKGRRLDAADIALLQEAGIEEVSAVRFDENDVQEDPAAHALATAVAGPGLSVAEPFTGRSNLFAEEAGIVLLDVERLHALNRIDPDLTIATLPPFARVAAKDMVATIKVIPFAAPKDALDRCLALAEAGPLLRLAPFTGMRARLVQSRTSATAEKMLDKTVEVTRQRLHSVGGELLGERRCPHTRDGIAEAVRASLDEGADIVLVAGASAVTDRRDVLPAGIEAAGGTVEHVGMPVDPGNLLVFGHDGDTPVLGLPGCARSIKLNGFDWVLERLAAKVPVTPADIMAMGVGGLLSEIPTRPQPRSEARTTGTGNASMRAPRIAALVLAAGRSSRMGPDNKLLIPLSGKPLVRHVVDAALESSCEQVVVVTGHMQAEVTAVLAGVPVVSVHNPDFASGLASSLKAGLAAVPKDADGVIVLLGDMPKVDRRLIDRMIAAFSPADGRSIVVPVVNGKRGNPVLWAAPFIETMRQLEGDVGAKALLGQNEDQLVEIAVDHDGPLLDLDTPQALQAYRKDHS, from the coding sequence GCTGGATGCCGCCGACATCGCCCTCCTGCAGGAAGCCGGGATCGAGGAGGTCAGCGCCGTCCGCTTCGACGAGAACGACGTCCAGGAGGATCCGGCCGCCCATGCGCTTGCAACCGCCGTGGCCGGTCCCGGCCTGTCGGTCGCCGAGCCATTCACCGGGCGCAGCAATTTGTTCGCGGAAGAGGCCGGCATCGTGCTGCTCGACGTCGAGCGGCTGCATGCGCTCAACCGGATCGACCCGGACCTGACCATCGCCACCCTGCCGCCGTTTGCCCGGGTCGCCGCCAAGGACATGGTCGCGACGATCAAGGTCATCCCGTTCGCCGCCCCCAAAGACGCGCTGGACCGCTGCCTGGCGCTGGCCGAGGCCGGCCCGCTCCTGCGTCTGGCTCCCTTCACCGGGATGCGCGCCCGGCTGGTGCAGTCGCGCACCTCGGCCACCGCCGAGAAGATGCTCGACAAGACCGTCGAGGTCACCCGCCAGCGCCTCCATTCGGTGGGCGGCGAACTACTGGGCGAGCGCCGCTGCCCGCACACCCGCGACGGCATCGCGGAGGCCGTGCGCGCCAGCCTGGACGAGGGGGCCGACATCGTGCTGGTCGCCGGCGCCTCGGCGGTGACCGACCGCCGCGACGTGCTGCCGGCCGGAATCGAGGCTGCCGGCGGCACGGTCGAGCATGTCGGCATGCCGGTCGATCCCGGCAACCTGCTGGTGTTCGGCCATGACGGCGACACGCCGGTGCTGGGCCTGCCCGGCTGCGCCCGCTCGATCAAGCTGAACGGCTTCGACTGGGTGCTGGAGCGCCTGGCCGCGAAGGTGCCGGTCACCCCGGCCGACATCATGGCGATGGGCGTCGGCGGCCTGCTCTCCGAGATCCCCACCCGGCCGCAGCCGCGCAGCGAGGCCCGCACCACCGGCACCGGCAACGCCTCGATGCGCGCCCCCCGGATCGCCGCCCTGGTCCTGGCCGCCGGCCGCTCCTCGCGGATGGGGCCGGACAACAAGCTGCTGATCCCGCTCTCCGGCAAGCCGCTGGTCCGCCACGTGGTCGACGCTGCCCTGGAATCGTCCTGCGAGCAGGTCGTGGTGGTGACCGGCCACATGCAGGCCGAGGTGACGGCGGTGCTGGCAGGTGTCCCGGTCGTCTCGGTCCACAACCCGGATTTCGCCTCGGGCCTGGCCTCCTCGCTGAAGGCCGGCCTGGCCGCGGTGCCCAAGGATGCCGACGGCGTGATCGTGCTGCTGGGCGACATGCCCAAGGTCGACCGTCGCCTGATCGACCGGATGATCGCCGCCTTCAGCCCGGCCGACGGCCGCTCGATCGTGGTCCCGGTGGTGAACGGCAAGCGCGGCAACCCGGTCCTCTGGGCGGCCCCGTTCATCGAGACGATGCGCCAGCTTGAAGGCGATGTCGGGGCCAAGGCGCTGCTCGGGCAGAACGAGGACCAGCTGGTCGAGATCGCGGTGGACCATGACGGCCCGCTGCTCGACCTGGACACGCCGCAGGCGCTCCAAGCTTATCGGAAAGACCATTCATGA
- a CDS encoding iron-sulfur cluster assembly scaffold protein — protein MNDALYDQAIIAEARSKTGAGRLEHPTVTAECDNPLCGDRITVALGVEDGRIVDLAHKTRGCLLTQAAASLLARHAKDADPAKARELRDAIEAFLKGGEDERFAILTPVRNAKSRWDCVTLPFQALADAITDLERRA, from the coding sequence ATGAACGACGCCCTTTACGACCAGGCGATCATCGCCGAGGCCCGCTCCAAGACCGGCGCCGGCCGCCTGGAGCACCCCACCGTCACCGCCGAGTGCGACAATCCTTTGTGCGGCGACCGGATCACCGTGGCTCTGGGCGTCGAGGACGGCCGGATCGTCGACCTCGCCCACAAGACCCGCGGCTGCCTGCTCACCCAGGCGGCAGCCTCGCTGCTCGCCCGCCATGCCAAGGACGCCGATCCGGCCAAGGCCCGCGAGTTGCGGGATGCGATCGAGGCGTTTTTGAAGGGCGGGGAGGACGAGCGCTTCGCCATCCTGACCCCGGTGCGCAACGCCAAGAGCCGCTGGGACTGCGTCACCCTGCCCTTCCAGGCCCTGGCGGATGCGATCACCGACCTGGAACGGCGCGCCTGA